A genomic segment from Antedon mediterranea chromosome 6, ecAntMedi1.1, whole genome shotgun sequence encodes:
- the LOC140052504 gene encoding uncharacterized protein — MAYLLLFFKQFNKFPLYLSLSAISTLDSKSVCPSGWSGYGSYCYQHITSRVYWGSGVSGCRGKGSGVDIVSIHSSGENTFVGQLISTDAWIGMTEDDDEDYYWKDGTHDNVHYWSSGQPNLDGRWHDADCVKMQKSNYRWNDEECNDNVKIGYVCKTAYCNVGNCKDLSFNLSPRSCRCSSCNSQYYLASGISCPACTVIQNCDLRSCTTSSNQVCMKCNGDYGTAKGQAYLNKNTVCEENCSWRSSSTLCYPGTCPDGEKSCTCTAGFSGSDCRTMTSSATPTMDYCLSKIHDTSGGTIELQCVDSGHTSYVRQLTLTNIENDWRSSYTQPNVQPRPPYISGFALGMIRGVTVATIYNKGNTNSKEVARIPCSDSADKTAPEQNVYHCVGMDTLDLTGWTLTTGDRMTIDIEVENGGYVTVVDRDTNVQSNRYYNGRILRRNGNYIFDFIDPAHCVVTTSCSLQTFNCGKDVTKEGNISVSWSGWTDPDSDIKRYRYEIRQMSVQSNDKLEEVLTGNPVATGDSNGGTYITLPHPGLYSVVLEVFDLAGNVQLARRFILFDDNHNVTFKKDTVLQVTSASPDTGFEWLTDLQSNVLVDWTNHYINEFHNVNKLLNEIGDYFSSELLSEYDQWTGTRGRNAIPNKLGVVKFEDTFSLDHSGCSSCNQGAWSDVGLSTSESYNIPRIDGDSITFWVRGTDIMGNTLVDSVKVHVDSSEAIIDDLFLSKDGERSIAVHNSADLLEMNFEFQSFDAHSGLKTIHWELYDMHEGTSIYLGSDHLSANHISDPLTCHPPDCICIPKGDCYGINYSFKPDLSRMNISNVKHDQEIYLKITVTNYAMLVTNLTRKITIDTSPPHEGTVSEGISGENEIDFQQELKINAHWSGFFDKESGIKYYKYGISDNCLTIDDFYNTNMTIFTTTSKFATWTASSPGKYYCTVVAFNNAVDPSNPVCSDGVTVDSSPPTLRDVIVENLYIRPGLVTINDDNSTVWFISPDLKRSLVESPSEECSSSSRKIDEATLSMIPVLFSNGTINMISDLECLKNKPLPMFLYLREDRYLSFTWNGADNESEIFVYSVGLSSTPSDVGPDLMPFKSTGSHPMFKTYHPHLGEGVAFYIVLKAINRAKIATTRLIGPIIVDVTPPSFTDIIYVSLVGEYLLAEWNSDCFIDEEDDEPLTYHVAVGHSKGTSELLPFQPINTMSPCTFDATKLCTAIPLSDLDWELHVNHLYFVSIKAINVAGLSTIGVSDPYYHNNALPTLGVVFDISVRQTAPTPFASYVDIDCQSETDALAVYWYGFQSVHDDVSYQVAVGTNPEDSDVTKGLVDVGYLDYFEIKNLNLLYFKMYYTTIIATSSAGSVNVSSDGVNVLPKDAFIYGTIVADGEPCSDIGSCVEDVDFQSSTSSYSLHWQISNNMTSLITHIIWTLEKEVDVNNQIWKTLDGPENLGFVSHILTSGLELEYGGHYRSKVEFCNSDICFNPLFTDGSWVLSVPPTASRVYVELVYKSDTHIEVAFEPFYQDAFQQSLSIDTMDHYEWSLTNGEEGNGMILPWQQVVDMYEGDEMITFQAELTFNTSTFTCIKLLVRGFNKAGLSSTTSTELWDCDKAQEANPNFVIDAIGNVELEENDLWEKEDVDYSLQKTSLHAVWPTLRYLTYEWAVIGVSPLEFTTDFDLEHITKPCAHPNTIKCGETDAEYINVDELNLKHGSKYFICIHAEKTTKYHEKWTEYLPELSSCSDGVVIDHTPPTQGDVWLGWKKGDRYQHSMSDLSITWDSFVDVEEHGTSPHHSGIKYYEYSLGTYPGGIDVIDFVKVGITEHLIAHNLNLINGRIYYATIKATDFVGLTLSATSQGITVDSTPPVLGQNSIVVDGDVFYSTSHVEASWDGVFIDHESGISTYEWSIGSQPFWSDMYPNTKTTSEGAITNENYDLNLQEGHHYYITVKCKLLYIDGIPLLQAYNGAGLSAMMCSGAVTVDTSPPSAGFVYDGQLVMPPEDKDTQQETSTIFANWGGFVDRGTQVIGYSWKVGLCPGCDDVMEEQNVGLATDGRVNYLNLVAGHVYYTTVTACDAADLCTEVISDGILIDNSPPVAGFVFDGSSGSDINFQNSRRVLEAHWWGFNDPHSGLSNFEWWAGTTPGGSDILDVRTHHLSESAFTTLNFDLPLNTKIFVTVKAYNKVGLSAKRTSDGFIVDVTPPKIIKSIEMSTRAGVAVSTTQVLNSVLRVNWEFDDSESGIRQQYLSVFTHNDGDVDVPLTKIAGSEVDYSLTDLALHDGSRYQVKVVACNGAELCNEMSSKHILVDSTPPTVGTFAIDTDHAADLDRHQSGWMTWRQISPGNGILNLAWLGFVDAHSGVNQYRFTIGSSYSASDLSPDGTIVVIPNNSTVVVDGDEVFVASVPVKGDIQSNVVLYISLWAVNGVGLSSLRAHSAFEVVSSGVVNEGTLVLIRRCSAYSCEGHCTCAPQNQVCLPPANANCQDITEESSTPIVTVNDVIDLKLLKADNQNIEVNYTLSRCMLAATWSIDASSTRTVERYEWSAGDFSSTPKQPKGIFNAAVDQVWFDVGQETSAVLMLDEDKLLTPTFLYYFYIRAWYSYDSYAIYRSNGITVDVRPPDVTTIKGITVKEHINETFTVDTDFLTETDHVSVSWRNVFRDESGGISHFEVSISTFPGGEDVRLFLEISGNIEQYTFITLTLKNGQRYFTNVRAYNHAGLHTLVVSDGFIVDLQTPVAGTVTDGQEIHDVEYQSSPNTIKTSWHGFIDFESFISHIESCIGETTSPTECNIKIWKKVKIGNSATTYLSKNLTTGLRYFAKVRSYDAAGHVSPIAVSDGFVVDTTPPVPIELIYYGENILTNPSFEDSLHTTPWIGHVEDTPNWISEELLPTDWHLSINSSIVVYSSEQQAQDGILFVLVHGGLTQSVKTEPGHHYMLTFHTHFVTSSSVPLIMQEAEVKVPGIHHVFKLYNTDNVDDKNGDIWQKHVYFFTAEDTESAIVLSTVSTFGMMLLDNVTVSTYSYSDNNKHSSNVVGNGAIQFKTQIIRDWSSVHAIWHFIDPESPIVDYTWAIGTIPGGTQVQGFKSTGSKKEGINSDITLQNGVKIYITVIATNAADLSTRVISAPLTIDMTEPVVDFVYDGLESNDIDFQTNHDIVVTWSALDAESGIYLCEWAIGYNPYSEDIQEYREVNCDDGFGITLLNDTKYENVRLFSTMKFHNNAGMSSRRSSDGVVIVTRPPIAEYANVRVLISSPSPYTQRGYYQSDTSQVEIGWDGFYDPVNIVIYECCIGTNSSMCIDQWVLCGTSDDTHAIIEGLSLNAHFKYSVFVRAVNQVNMTSKAVASEFATEPFPPLTVNDVKISWPTAGTVKLDWNETFQSNSSLIYELSLGKQDGASDVAQWLETSEQAILLNNIEVNVNYFLTLTAINCAGLDSTVNATFYQIDIP; from the exons ATGGCGTACTTATTGCTG TTTTTCAAACAATTCAATAAGTTTCCTTTGTACCTATCCTTATCGGCAATTTCCACTTTAGATAGCAAGTCCGTTTGCCCATCTGGATGGAGTGGCTATGGTTCGTATTGCTACCAACACATTACGTCACGTGTGTATTGGGGATCGGGTGTGAGCGGCTGTCGAGGAAAGGGCTCTGGGGTTGACATTGTATCTATACATTCATCGGGTGAAAAC ACTTTTGTTGGACAGTTAATTTCTACCGATGCATGGATTGGTATGACAGAAGATGATGACGAGGATTATTATTGGAAAGATGGAACACATGATAATGTGCA tTATTGGTCTTCTGGTCAACCTAATCTAGACGGACGCTGGCACGATGCTGATTGTGTTAAGATGCAGAAATCTAACTACCGTTGGAATGATGAGGAATGTAATGACAACGTTAAGATTGGCTATGTCTGCAAAACAGCAT ATTGTAATGTTGGCAACTGCAAAGATCTATCATTTAACCTGAGCCCTCGTAGTTGCAGATGCTCATCCTGTAACAGTCAGTATTATTTGGCTTCTGGAATATCGTGTCCTG CCTGTACTGTAATACAAAACTGTGATCTAAGAAGTTGTACAACATCTAGTAACCAAGTATGTATGAAATGTAATGGTGACTATGGAACGGCAAAGGGGCAAGCTTACCTAAATAAGAATACTGTTTGTGAAG AAAATTGTTCATGGAGAAGCAGCAGCACACTTTGCTACCCAGGAACTTGTCCAGATGGAGAGAAGAGTTGTACATGTACAGCAGGCTTTTCCGGATCTGACTGTAGAACAA TGACATCGTCTGCAACACCTACCATGGATTACTGTCTTTCAAAGATTCATGATACATCTGGTGGAACGATAGAACTCCAATGTGTAGATAGTGGACATACATCCTACGTTCGACAGTTAACCTTAACCAATATAGAGAATGATTGGAGAAGTTCTTACACTCAACCAAACGTACAACCACGTCCACCGTATATATCTGGCTTTGCGCTTGGAATGATTAGAGGTGTAACCGTAGCGACAATATACAATAAGG GTAATACAAATTCTAAAGAAGTTGCCAGGATTCCATGTAGTGATTCAGCTGATAAAACTGCTCCGGAACAAAATGTCTACCATTGTGTCGGTATGGATACGTTGGATTTAACAGGATGGACACTAACTACAGGTGATAG aatGACTATTGATATAGAGGTGGAAAATGGTGGATATGTAACAGTCGTTGACCGTGACACAAACGTACAATCCAATCGCTATTACAATGGCCGTATTCTCAGAAGAAACGGGAATTATATTTTTGACTTTATTGACCCAGCTCATTGTGTAGTCACCACTTCTTGTTCTTTGCAGACATTTAACTGTGGAAAAGATGTTACAAAAGAG GGAAACATTTCAGTGAGTTGGTCAGGATGGACTGATCCGGATTCTGATATCAAAAGATATCGGTATGAGATTAGACAAATGTCAGTACAATCCAATGATAAACTAGAAGAAGTTCTTACAGGAAATCCGGTTGCAACTGGTGACAGCAATGGAGGCACTTACATCACGTTGCCTCATCCGG GTTTGTATTCAGTTGTGCTAGAAGTTTTTGATTTGGCGGGAAATGTACAACTCGCTCGGCGGTTTATTCTATTTGATGACAACCACAAcgtaacatttaaaaaagacACGGTACTACAGGTGACATCAGCTTCCCCGGATACTGGATTTGAATGGCTGACTGATCTACAGTCAAATGTACTTGTAGATTGGACTAATCATTAcataaatgaattccataatgTGAATAAACTGCTGAATGAAATTGGAGACTACTTTAGCTCTGAATTACTATCAG AATATGACCAATGGACAGGCACTAGAGGGAGAAATGCCATACCAAATAAATTAGGCGTTGTAAAGTTCGAGGATACGTTCTCATTGGATCATAGTGGATGTTCAAGCTGTAATCAAGGTGCATGGAGTGATGTTGGGCTATCTACCTCAGAGTCTTACAATATTCCTCGTATTGACGGTGATTCAATAACATTTTGGGTTAGAGGGACTGACATCATGGGGAATACATTAGTTGACTCGGTCAAGGTTCACGTTGACTCCAGTGAAGCAATCATTGACGATCTGTTCTTATCAAAAGACGGTGAAAGAAGTATTGCAGTGCATAATTCGGCAGATTTGCTTGAAATGAA TTTTGAATTCCAATCGTTTGATGCGCACAGCGGTCTTAAAACTATACATTGGGAACTTTACGATATGCATGAAGGTACTAGCATATACCTTGGTTCAGATCATCTCAGTGCCAACCATATCAGT GACCCACTTACCTGTCATCCACCGGATTGCATATGTATTCCGAAAGGAGATTGTTACGGAATCAACTACAGCTTCAAACCAGATTTGAGCAGAATGAACATTAGCAACGTAAAACATGATCAGGAGATTTATTTGAAGATTACGGTGACAAATTACGCAATGCTTGTGACAAATTTAACAAGAAAG ATAACTATTGACACATCTCCTCCGCATGAGGGTACTGTGAGTGAAGGTATATCTGGAGAAAATGAGATTGACTTTCAGCaagaattaaaaattaatgCACATTGGTCTGGATTTTTTGACAAGGAAAGTGGCatcaaatattataaatatggtATTAGTGACAACTGCTTAACAATTGATGatttttataatacaaatatg ACAATTTTTACAACAACTTCAAAATTTGCAACGTGGACAGCATCATCTCCAGGaaagtactactgtactgttgTTGCATTCAACAATGCTGTTGACCCATCCAATCCAGTATGTTCGGATGGTGTAACAGTTGACAGTTCACCACCCACTCTACGAGACGTAATCGTAGAAAACCTGTACATCAGACCAGGACTTGTAACTATCAACGATGATAACTCGACAGTTTGGTTTATCAGTCCGGACCTGAAAAGATCACTTGTCGAGAGTCCATCAGAAGAATGCAG TTCTTCTTCTCGCAAAATCGATGAAGCAACATTATCAATGATTCCAGTTCTATTCTCAAATGGTACAATCAACATGATCAGTGATTTAGAGTGTTTGAAGAACAAGCCATTACCAATGTTTTTATACTTGAGAGAGGACAGATAT TTATCTTTCACGTGGAATGGAGCAGACAATGAAAGTGAGATATTCGTCTATTCGGTTGGTTTATCAAGTACGCCTTCTGATGTTGGTCCAGACTTGATGCCATTTAAGTCGACAGGATCTCATCCGATGTTTAAAACGTATCACCCTCATCTTGGTGAAGGTGTGGCATTTTACATTGTCTTAAAAGCAATAAACAGAGCAAAGATTGCCACTACAAGG TTGATTGGTCCAATCATTGTTGATGTTACTCCGCCCTCTTTCACTGATATAATATACGTCAGCCTTGTTGGAGAATATCTTTTAGCTGAATGGAACTCTGATTGTTTTATTGACGAAGAAGATGACGAACCTCTTACATATCATGTCGCTGTTG GACATTCTAAAGGCACATCTGAGCTTCTTCCATTTCAACCAATCAACACAATGAGTCCATGTACGTTTGATGCTACCAAGTTGTGTACAGCTATACCACTCTCAGACTTGGATTGGGAACTTCATGTTAACCATCTTTACTTCGTGTCGATCAAAGCAATCAACGTCGCCGGCCTTTCCACTATCGGTGTCTCTGATCCGTACTATCATAACAACGCTCTTCCAACACTTGGAGTTGTGTTTGATATCTCAGTTAGACAGACCGCACCAACTCCATTTGCG aGTTACGTTGACATCGACTGTCAAAGTGAGACAGATGCCTTAGCAGTCTATTGGTATGGTTTCCAAAGTGTACACGATGATGTCAGTTACCAAGTTGCCGTTGGAACAAATCCAGAAGATAGTGACGTCACTAAAGGACTAGTAGACGTTGGTTACTTGGACTACtttgaaataaagaatttaaatcTTTTGTATTTTAAG ATGTATTATACAACTATCATCGCTACATCTTCTGCCGGAAGTGTCAATGTAAGTTCAGATGGCGTGAATGTTCTTCCTAAGGATGCATTTATTTACGGAACAATAGTTGCTGACGGAGAACCATGTTCAGATATTG GTTCCTGCGTTGAAGATGTTGATTTCCAAAGTAGTACATCAAGTTACAGTTTGCATTGGCAAATATCAAACAACATGACGTCTTTGATTACACACATTATTTGGACTTTGGAAAAAGAGGTCGATG TCAACAACCAAATTTGGAAAACACTCGATGGTCCAGAGAATCTCGGATTCGTTAGTCACATATTGACATCTGGTCTAGAACTTGAATATGGTGGACACTATAGGTCAAAAGTAGAATTTTGCAACTCCGATATATGTTTTAATCCACTTTTCACTGACGGATCCTGGGTACTGTCTGTACCACCTACTGCAAGCAGAGTTTACGTGGAGCTCGTTTACAAGAGTGACACACACATTGAAGTCGCATTTGAGCCATTTTATCAGGATGCTTTCCAACAATCCTTAAGCATTGATACTATGGATCATTATGAATGGTCTTTAACAAATGGTGAAGAAGGAAATGGAATGATATTACCATGGCAACAAGTAGTTGATATGTATGAAGGTGACGAAATG ataaCATTCCAAGCAGAATTGACGTTTAACACATCAACGTTTACTTGTATAAAATTGCTTGTCAGAGGTTTCAATAAAGCAGGACTTTCATCAACAACCTCAACTGAACTCTGGGATTGTGACAAAGCACAGGAAGCAAATCCTAATTTTGTCATCGATGCTATCG gTAATGTTGAACTTGAAGAGAATGACTTATGGGAGAAAGAAGACGTCGACTATAGTTTGCAGAAAACATCTTTACATGCTGTCTGGCCAACACTTCGATACTTAACCTATGAATGGGCTGTAATTGGTGTATCACCGTTGGAATTTACGACCGACTTTGATCTCGAACATATAACTAAACCATGTGCTCACCCCAACACAATTAAATGTGGCGAAACAG ATGCTGAGTATATTAACGTTGATGAACTTAACCTTAAACACGGTTCAAAATATTTCATCTGTATACATGCCGAGAAAACAACAAAATACCATGAAAAATGGACAGAATATTTACCAGAGTTGTCCTCATGTAGTGATGGCGTTGTGATTGATCATACACCTCCAACGCAAGGAGATGTTTGGTTAGGTTGGAAAAAAGGAGACAGGTATCAG caTTCAATGTCTGACTTAAGTATTACTTGGGACTCTTTTGTTGACGTGGAAGAGCATGGGACATCACCTCACCATTCTGGAATAAAGTATTACGAATACTCTCTTG GCACATATCCTGGAGGAATTGACGTCATTGATTTTGTAAAAGTTGGAATTACCGAACATCTCATTGCTCATAATCTGAATCTTATAAACGGCAGAATATATTACGCAACAATTAAAG CAACTGACTTTGTTGGGTTAACATTATCAGCAACATCTCAAGGGATTACAGTTGATAGTACACCACCTGTGTTGGGACAAAATAGCATTGTTGTTGATGGCGATGTCTTCTATTCTACGTCTCATGTAGAAGCTAG TTGGGATGGTGTTTTTATTGACCATGAAAGTGGAATATCTACTTACGAATGGAGTATTGGTTCACAGCCATTTTGGTCCGACATGTATCCAAATACCAAGACAACATCAGAAGGTGCAATTACAAACGAAAACTACGATCTCAATTTACAAGAGGGGCATCACTATTACATTACTGTAAAG TGTAAGCTACTGTATATTGACGGAATACCTTTGTTACAGGCTTACAATGGAGCTGGGTTATCTGCAATGATGTGCAGTGGCGCAGTAACTGTTGATACATCACCACCATCGGCTGGTTTTGTGTATGATGGACAATTAGTCATGCCACCAGAAGACAAAGATACCCAACAAGAAACATCCACTATTTTTGCTAATTGGGGTGGGTTTGTAGATCGCGGAACACAAGTAATTGGTTATAGTTGGAAAGTTGGTCTGTGTCCTGGATGCGATGATGTCATGGAAGAACAAAATGTTGGTTTAGCAACAG ATGGAAGAGTCAATTATTTGAATCTTGTTGCTGGCCATGTATATTATACAACCGTCACTGCATGTGATGCGGCAGATCTGTGTACTGAAGTTATCTCAGACGGAATACTTATTGACAACTCTCCACCGGTAGCAGGATTTGTTTTTGATGGCAGCTCTGGTTCTGACATAAACTTTCAGAATTCTAG ACGTGTCTTAGAGGCACATTGGTGGGGATTTAATGACCCACACTCCGGATTGTCTAATTTTGAATGGTGGGCTGGAACAACACCAGGCGGAAGTGACATCCTGGATGTACGGACGCATCATTTATCGGAGTCTGCATTTACTACTCTTAATTTTGATCTACCATTAAACACGAAGATTTTTGTGACAGTAAAAGCGTATAATAAGGTTGGTCTTTCGGCGAAAAGAACGTCTGATGGTTTCATAGTTGATGTCACACCGCCCAAAATAATCAAGTCAATTGAAATGTCAACAAGGGCAGGAGTTGCTGTTTCAACTACTCAG GTATTGAATTCGGTGTTACGAGTAAACTGGGAGTTTGATGACAGTGAAAGTGGTATTAGGCAACAATACTTGTCAGTGTTTACACATAATGATGGCGATGTTGATGTTCCACTTACAAag ATCGCAGGCTCCGAAGTTGATTATTCTTTAACAGATCTAGCTCTTCATGACGGAAGTAGATACCAAGTCAAAGTTGTAGCCTGTAATGGTGCTGAACTTTGTAATGAAATGTCATCTAAGCATATATTG GTTGATTCAACACCTCCTACGGTTGGCACGTTTGCTATTGATACTGATCATGCAGCTGACCTAGATAGACACCAGTCTGGGTGGATGACCTGGCGGCAAATCTCACCGGGTAATGGAATTTTGAATCTTGCTTGGCTTGGCTTTGTGGATGCTCATTCCGGAGTGAATCAGTACCGATTTACGATTGGCAGCAGCTACTCAGCTTCCGATTTATCTCCT GATGGAACTATTGTTGTTATACCTAACAATAGCACTGTGGTAGTAGATGGTGATGAAGTGTTTGTAGCATCGGTGCCGGTAAAAGGTGATATTCAATCAAATGTAGTTCTTTATATTTCGCTTTGGGCTGTAAATGGG GTTGGTTTGTCATCATTACGAGCACACTCTGCATTTGAAGTCGTCTCATCTGGTGTTGTAAATGAAGGAACGTTAGTTCTAATACGAAGGTGTTCAGCTTACTCATGTGAAGGTCATTGTACCTGTGCACCCCAAAACCAAGTCTGTCTTCCTCCAGCGAATGCTAATTGCCAGGATATAACTGAAG AATCTAGTACGCCGATCGTCACAGTGAATGATGTCATTGACTTAAAACTTCTGAAAGCAGACAATCAGAACATAGAAGTAAACTATACTTTAAGTCGATGTATGTTAGCAGCGACTTGGTCAATTGATGCATCTTCTACACGTACAGTGGAAag GTATGAGTGGAGTGCGGGTGACTTTTCATCAACACCAAAGCAACCAAAAGGAATATTCAATGCTGCCGTTGATCAAGTATGGTTTGATGTTGGTCAAGAAACTTCAGCTGTTCTTATGCTCGATGaag ATAAACTACTGACGCCAACCTTTTTATATTACTTCTACATCCGAGCATGGTATTCTTATGACTCTTACGCCATCTATCGGTCAAACGGAATTACTGTAGATGTACGTCCTCCAGATGTGACAACAATAAAAGGAATTACG gTTAAAGAACACATAAACGAAACATTCACAGTCGACACTGACTTTTTGACTGAAACTGACCACGTGAGTGTTTCTTGGCGTAACGTATTTCGTGATGAATCTGGAGGCATCAGTCACTTTGAAGTGTCAATCAGTACATTTCCAGGTG GAGAAGATGTAAGACTATTTTTAGAAATATCTGGAAACATTGAGCAATATACCTTCATAACTTTAACACTAAAGAACGGACAGCGTTACTTTACAAACGTTAGAGCATATAACCATGCTGGTCTCCATACTTTAGTTGTATCTGACGGGTTTATCGTTGATCTACAAACTCCGGTTGCTGGAACAGTCACTGATGGTCAAG AAATCCATGATGTCGAGTACCAGTCATCACCTAATACTATCAAGACGTCTTGGCATGGATTCATTGACTTTGAATCTTTCATAAGTCATATTGAATCCTGTATTGGTGAAACCACAAGCCCAACTGAGTGTAACATTAAAATATGGAAGAAAGTGAAGATCGGTAACTCTGCTACAACATATCTTTCCAAAAATCTTACAACAG gTCTCAGGTATTTTGCAAAAGTTAGAAGCTACGATGCGGCCGGCCATGTTTCGCCAATCGCCGTATCTGATGGATTTGTCGTCGATACAACACCACCAGTGCCCATAGAACTTATTTATTATGGAGAAAATATTTTGACGAATCCCTCATTTGAAGACAGTCTACATACTACGCCTTGGATTGGACACGTAGAAGATACACCTAACTGGATATCTGAAGAACTATTACCAACGGATTGGCATCTTTCAATAAACTCTAGCATAGTCGTGTATTCGTCTGAACAACAAGCTCAAGATGGCATATTATTTGTGTTGGTACATGGTGGACTGACTCAATCTGTCAAAACCGAACCAGGTCATCATTACATGCTGACGTTTCACACTCATTTTGTTACGTCATCATCAGTACCTTTGATTATGCAAGAAGCTGAAGTCAAAGTTCCCGGTATACATCATGTTTTCAAGTTATATAACACTGACAACGTTGATGACAAAAATGGCGACATTTGGCAGAAGCATGTATATTTCTTTACGGCTGAAGATACAGAAAGCGCCATTGTCTTATCTACAGTCAGCACATTTGGTATGATGCTATTAGACAATGTAACG GTTTCAACATATTCGTATAGTGACAACAACAAACACTCCTCAAACGTGGTTGGGAATGGTGCTATTCAGTTTAAAACTCAAATAATTCGTGATTGGTCATCGGTACATGCTATATGGCACTTCATTGATCCCGAGAGCCCGATTGTGGATTACACTTGGGCAATAG GTACTATTCCAGGAGGAACACAGGTGCAAGGATTTAAATCAACTGGATCAAAAAAAGAAGGAATCAACAGTGACATCACTCTACAAAATGGAGTCAAAATATACATCACTGTTATCGCTACTAATGCAGCTGACCTATCAACTCGAGTTATAAGTGCGCCCCTTACCATAGATATGACTGAACCTGTTGTTGACTTTGTCTATGATGGTTTAGAGTCTAATGATATTGACTTTCAAACTAATCATGATATTGTAGTCACGTGGTCAGCACTTGATGCGGAGAGTGGAATTTACTTGTGCGAATGGGCAATAG